Genomic segment of Octadecabacter arcticus 238:
TTATATGAATTCGACCTTTTACGAATTCGGACGTGTCACCGTGATCTGCGTTACATCGCAAATACCCCCGCGAAAGGCACCCGCGCAAGAGGCGAGGTAAAAGTTCCACATCCGGCGGAACCGATCATCAAACCCCAATGCAGCCACTTGGTCCCATTTTTCGTTGAAGGTTTCGTGCCAGCGGCGCAGCGTATCCGAATAACTCTGGCCAAATTCAACCGATTGCGTGACCTCTAATCCAGCCTTACGGATCGTGTCGCGCAGGATCGTTGGCGCAGGCAACATACCCCCGGGGAAGATGTACTTCTGGATGAAATCGACCCCACGTTTGTAGACGTGCCAGCGTTTGTCCTGCACCAGAATAACCTGGAATGTGCCGCGCGCACCGGGTTTCAACCGCGCGTGCACCGTTTGAAAATACGTCGGCCAGTATTTCTCACCCACGGCCTCAAACATCTCGATGGATGCGATGCCATCATAGGTGCCTGTTTCATCACGGTAGTCTTGCATCTTGAACGTGACCAAGTCAGATAGACCAGCCTTTTCAATACGATCCACCGCGTAGTTATACTGTTCTTGGCTGATCGTTAGGGCCGTGACACGCAAGCCGCGTTCCTTGGCCGCGTATTCCGCAAAGCCCCCCCAGCCGCAGCCAATCTCAAGCACATGATCGCCCGCCTTCACGCCCATTTCATCAACCATAGATGCGTATTTCTGCGTCTGGGCGCGCGCCAAATCTTCTTGGCCGGTTTCAAACTTGGCAGATGAATAGGTCATCGTTTCATCCAGCCAAAGGCCGTAAAACTCATTGCCCAGATCGTAGTGATAGCTGATGTTCTTGCGCGCTTGGCGTTTTGAATTGCTCTGCCACCAGAACCGCAGCTTTTCATAGCTCCGGATCAAACCCTGCCCGGGAAACCCGTCATAGACTTCTTCGGCGTCATCGCTGACCAAATCCATAAACGCCATCAAATCCGGCGTTGACCACCAACCATCAAGATAGGCTTCCGAGAACCCAAGGTCGCCTTCGCGGATCAATCGGGCGAATAAATCGTCGTTCAGGACCCGCAAAACTGCAACATAGCCCGCCTCAGCGGCCTCGGCGCGAAACGTGCGGCCATCTGTTAGCACGAAATCCACACGGCCACGCGGCAGGTGTTTCATCATTGCAAAAACTTGGCTAAAATAGCGTGGCAAATCAGATTGCCCGTCGGTTGTCGTGAAGATCATCGAGACTCCCAAAGAATTGGCCGAAAATGGCTGCCCGGATTTCGCCCAGACTTTAATGTTCCTACTAGATACGGGGTTCGGAACCCCTTGGT
This window contains:
- a CDS encoding SAM-dependent methyltransferase → MIFTTTDGQSDLPRYFSQVFAMMKHLPRGRVDFVLTDGRTFRAEAAEAGYVAVLRVLNDDLFARLIREGDLGFSEAYLDGWWSTPDLMAFMDLVSDDAEEVYDGFPGQGLIRSYEKLRFWWQSNSKRQARKNISYHYDLGNEFYGLWLDETMTYSSAKFETGQEDLARAQTQKYASMVDEMGVKAGDHVLEIGCGWGGFAEYAAKERGLRVTALTISQEQYNYAVDRIEKAGLSDLVTFKMQDYRDETGTYDGIASIEMFEAVGEKYWPTYFQTVHARLKPGARGTFQVILVQDKRWHVYKRGVDFIQKYIFPGGMLPAPTILRDTIRKAGLEVTQSVEFGQSYSDTLRRWHETFNEKWDQVAALGFDDRFRRMWNFYLASCAGAFRGGICDVTQITVTRPNS